A region of Nocardioides alkalitolerans DNA encodes the following proteins:
- a CDS encoding GuaB3 family IMP dehydrogenase-related protein produces MTEIEIGRAKRARRAYSFDDIAIVPSRRTRDPEEVSVAWQIDAYRFEIPVVAAPMDSVMSPETAIALGRAGGLGVLDLEGLWTRYEDPTSLLAEVAGLQGVAATARLQEIYTEPVKAELITERLRQMRDAGVTVAGSLSPQRTREHAKTVVDAGVDMFVIRGTTVSAEHVSSQAEPLNLKEFIYELDVPVIVGGCATYQAALHLMRTGAAGVLVGFGGGAAHTTRTVLGLAVPMASAVADVAAARRDYLDESGGRYVHVIADGSIGTSGDLAKAIACGADAVMVGSPFARASEAPGRGFHWGAEAWHAELPRGQRVEFDTVGSLDEILFGPSRVADGTMNLVGALRRAMATTGYTELKEFQRVEVVVQ; encoded by the coding sequence GTGACCGAGATCGAGATCGGCCGCGCCAAGCGCGCCCGCCGGGCCTACTCCTTCGACGACATCGCCATCGTGCCGTCGCGGCGCACGCGCGACCCCGAGGAGGTCAGCGTCGCCTGGCAGATCGACGCCTACCGCTTCGAGATCCCCGTCGTGGCGGCGCCGATGGACTCCGTGATGAGCCCGGAGACGGCGATCGCGCTCGGTCGCGCCGGCGGTCTCGGCGTGCTCGACCTCGAGGGTCTCTGGACCCGGTACGAGGACCCGACGTCGCTCCTCGCCGAGGTGGCCGGGCTGCAGGGCGTGGCCGCGACGGCCCGCCTGCAGGAGATCTACACGGAGCCGGTGAAGGCGGAGCTCATCACCGAGCGGCTGCGCCAGATGCGCGACGCGGGCGTGACGGTGGCGGGCTCGCTGTCGCCGCAGCGCACGCGGGAGCACGCCAAGACGGTGGTCGACGCGGGTGTCGACATGTTCGTCATCCGCGGCACGACGGTGAGCGCGGAGCACGTCTCGAGCCAGGCGGAGCCGCTCAACCTCAAGGAGTTCATCTACGAGCTCGACGTCCCGGTCATCGTGGGCGGCTGCGCGACCTACCAGGCCGCGCTCCACCTCATGCGCACCGGCGCGGCCGGCGTGCTCGTCGGCTTCGGCGGCGGCGCGGCCCACACGACGCGCACGGTGCTCGGCCTCGCGGTCCCCATGGCGAGCGCGGTGGCGGACGTCGCCGCGGCCCGCCGCGACTACCTCGACGAGTCCGGCGGCCGTTACGTGCACGTCATCGCCGACGGCTCCATCGGCACGTCGGGCGACCTCGCGAAGGCGATCGCCTGCGGCGCTGACGCGGTCATGGTGGGCTCGCCCTTCGCGCGCGCCTCCGAGGCGCCCGGCCGCGGCTTCCACTGGGGCGCCGAGGCGTGGCACGCGGAGCTGCCGCGCGGCCAGCGGGTCGAGTTCGACACCGTCGGCTCGCTCGACGAGATCCTCTTCGGCCCCTCGCGGGTCGCCGACGGCACGATGAACCTGGTCGGCGCGCTGCGTCGGGCGATGGCCACGACGGGCTACACGGAGCTCAAGGAGTTCCAGCGCGTCGAGGTCGTCGTGCAGTGA
- a CDS encoding carbon-nitrogen hydrolase family protein, which yields MTRIAAAQGEAVAGDLAANVRSAARLVSRAAGEGADVVVLPEAFLTGYADEVFAGPLPTVADLTGPLLDPLRAATAAGAVTALVGTPVARGRVATLSLALVTPDGGVSVPYDKQHLDGTEKHHFVVGDHGASVRVGDAELGLSICYDGCFPEHAAAAARDGAVGYLASAAYFVGGEHRRDLYYAARALENGMYVAFAGLTGRCGGRELSGGSAIYDPEGRVLARLGREEGVVVADLDAALVASTRRTHTMVVDHRTSLGPRRRV from the coding sequence ATGACCCGGATCGCGGCCGCCCAGGGGGAGGCGGTCGCGGGCGACCTCGCCGCCAACGTCCGCTCGGCCGCGCGGCTCGTGTCGCGCGCCGCCGGCGAGGGCGCCGACGTGGTCGTGCTCCCCGAGGCCTTCCTCACCGGCTACGCCGACGAGGTCTTCGCCGGCCCGCTGCCCACGGTCGCGGACCTCACCGGCCCGCTGCTCGACCCGCTCCGGGCCGCCACGGCGGCCGGCGCCGTCACCGCGCTCGTCGGCACCCCGGTGGCCCGCGGTCGCGTGGCGACGCTCTCGCTCGCGCTGGTCACGCCGGACGGCGGCGTGTCCGTGCCCTACGACAAGCAGCACCTCGACGGCACCGAGAAGCACCACTTCGTCGTCGGCGACCACGGCGCCTCGGTGCGCGTCGGCGATGCCGAGCTCGGCCTGAGCATCTGCTACGACGGCTGCTTCCCCGAGCACGCCGCCGCGGCCGCCCGCGACGGCGCCGTCGGCTACCTCGCCTCCGCGGCGTACTTCGTCGGCGGCGAGCACCGCCGCGACCTCTACTACGCGGCCCGGGCGCTGGAGAACGGCATGTACGTCGCGTTCGCCGGCCTCACCGGGCGCTGCGGTGGCCGCGAGCTGAGCGGCGGGTCGGCGATCTACGACCCGGAGGGCCGCGTGCTGGCCCGGCTGGGGCGCGAGGAGGGCGTCGTCGTGGCCGACCTCGACGCGGCGCTGGTGGCGAGCACGCGCCGTACGCACACGATGGTCGTCGACCACCGCACGAGCCTGGGGCCCCGCCGCCGGGTCTGA
- a CDS encoding glycerol-3-phosphate dehydrogenase/oxidase, which produces MTATPPGVLGPAARDAALGALAGTADPGAGELDVLVVGGGVVGAGVALDAVTRGLSTALVEQRDLASGTSSRSSKLVHGGLRYLEMLDVGLVREALEERGLLLTRLAPHLVRPVPFLYPLRRTWERPYVGAGLALYDSMAALGRHDMGVPRHRHLFRRQVARIAPDLRTDDLTGAIRYHDAQVDDARLVTTIARTAARHGAHVATRTKVTGFLREGERVVGVRARDLETGADLEVRARVVVNAAGVWTDEIQEMVGGRGALHVRASKGIHLVVPRDRIRSEAGFITKTEKSVLFVIPWGRHWIIGTTDTAWDLDKAHPAASRADIDYVLAHVNTLLREPLDHDDVEGVYAGLRPLLSGESEPTSKISREHTVVAPVPGLVMIAGGKLTTYRVMAKDAVDAAAPSLSDAGGVRGSITDRVPLLGADGFETRSNQRVMLARRSGLHVARIDHLLGRYGALVDDLLALVAARPELAEPLAGAPDYLAAEAVYAVTHEGARHLDDVLARRTRISVETFDRGTAAARTVAELMAAELGWSAARTDEEVDHYLRRVEAERQSQRKATDQEADEARVQVRDLV; this is translated from the coding sequence ATGACGGCGACGCCTCCCGGAGTCCTCGGCCCTGCCGCGCGCGACGCGGCCCTCGGCGCGCTGGCCGGCACGGCGGACCCCGGTGCCGGTGAGCTCGACGTGCTGGTGGTCGGGGGAGGCGTGGTCGGGGCCGGGGTGGCCCTCGACGCCGTCACCCGCGGCCTGAGCACCGCCCTCGTCGAGCAGCGGGACCTCGCGTCGGGCACGTCGAGCCGTTCCAGCAAGCTGGTGCACGGCGGGCTGCGCTACCTCGAGATGCTCGACGTCGGCCTCGTGCGCGAGGCGCTCGAGGAGCGCGGGCTGCTGCTCACGCGGCTGGCGCCGCACCTGGTGCGCCCGGTGCCGTTCCTCTACCCCCTGCGCCGCACGTGGGAGCGGCCCTACGTCGGCGCCGGGCTCGCGCTCTACGACTCCATGGCCGCGCTGGGGCGGCACGACATGGGCGTGCCGCGGCACCGGCACCTCTTCCGGCGGCAGGTCGCCCGCATCGCGCCCGACCTGCGCACGGACGACCTGACCGGCGCGATCCGCTACCACGACGCGCAGGTGGACGACGCCCGCCTGGTGACGACGATCGCCCGCACGGCGGCCCGCCACGGGGCGCACGTCGCGACCCGCACGAAGGTCACCGGCTTCCTGCGCGAGGGGGAGCGGGTGGTGGGGGTGCGCGCCCGCGACCTGGAGACCGGCGCGGACCTGGAGGTGCGCGCCCGCGTCGTGGTCAACGCCGCCGGCGTCTGGACCGACGAGATCCAGGAGATGGTCGGCGGCCGCGGCGCGCTGCACGTGCGGGCGTCGAAGGGCATCCACCTCGTCGTGCCCCGCGACCGGATCCGCTCGGAGGCCGGCTTCATCACCAAGACGGAGAAGTCGGTGCTCTTCGTGATCCCGTGGGGACGGCACTGGATCATCGGCACGACCGACACCGCCTGGGACCTCGACAAGGCCCACCCGGCCGCCTCCAGGGCCGACATCGACTACGTGCTGGCGCACGTCAACACCCTCCTGCGCGAGCCGCTCGACCACGACGACGTCGAGGGCGTCTACGCCGGGCTGCGCCCGCTCCTGAGCGGCGAGTCGGAGCCGACCTCGAAGATCAGCCGGGAGCACACGGTCGTCGCCCCCGTCCCGGGCCTGGTGATGATCGCCGGGGGCAAGCTGACGACGTACCGCGTCATGGCGAAGGACGCCGTCGACGCCGCGGCGCCGTCGCTGAGCGACGCGGGCGGGGTGCGGGGGTCGATCACCGACCGGGTGCCGCTGCTGGGGGCCGACGGCTTCGAGACCCGCTCCAACCAGCGCGTCATGCTCGCGCGCCGCTCGGGGCTGCACGTCGCGCGGATCGACCACCTGCTGGGTCGGTACGGCGCGCTCGTCGACGACCTGCTGGCCCTCGTGGCCGCCCGGCCGGAGCTCGCCGAGCCGCTGGCCGGGGCCCCGGACTACCTGGCCGCCGAGGCGGTGTACGCCGTGACCCACGAGGGCGCGCGCCACCTCGACGACGTGCTCGCACGTCGCACCCGGATCTCGGTGGAGACCTTCGACCGGGGCACGGCGGCCGCGCGGACGGTCGCGGAGCTGATGGCCGCCGAGCTCGGGTGGAGCGCCGCGCGCACCGACGAGGAGGTCGACCACTACCTGCGCCGCGTGGAGGCGGAGCGGCAGAGCCAGCGCAAAGCGACCGACCAGGAGGCCGACGAGGCGCGGGTGCAGGTGCGCGACCTGGTCTGA
- a CDS encoding succinic semialdehyde dehydrogenase, with protein sequence MSNSIPAGGPLVTGPGDPEHDPTAAYALEPDQVAALTARLLATTGETVLTRTPLTGAPLAQVPQSSEADVAEAFARARRAQEAWARTSLAHRQELLLRLHDLVLDRQEEILDLIVWESGKARKHAFDEPLHIALTARYYGRTLRQDLETRRVPGVIPGLTRVEVNRIPKGVVGVISPWNYPFTMALCDGIAAIAAGNAVVSKPDSQTMLSALLAAQLLDEAGFPRDLWQVVAGPGAEIGGAIIDRADYVCFTGSTATGRRVATRAAERLIGCSLELGGKNPLLVLRDADVEKAAEGAVRAAFSNAGQLCVSIERMFVADQVYDRFVERFVARTQALTLGATLDWGNDMGSLINANQLETVTKHVEDAVAKGATVLAGGRARPDLGPFMYEPTILEGVTPEMTCFGNETFGPVVALYRFNDEAEAVARANDGEYGLNASIYSRDGERARALARRIKCGTVNVNEAFAATFASLGAPMGGMRSSGMGRRQGAEGLLRYTETQSVATQRLVPIAPSFGLSDESYAKVMNLSLRLLKKAGRA encoded by the coding sequence ATGAGCAACTCCATCCCGGCCGGCGGTCCCCTCGTCACGGGGCCCGGCGACCCCGAGCACGACCCCACCGCGGCGTACGCGCTGGAGCCGGACCAGGTCGCCGCCCTCACCGCACGCCTGCTCGCCACGACCGGCGAGACGGTCCTCACCCGCACCCCGCTGACGGGTGCGCCGCTCGCCCAGGTGCCGCAGTCCTCGGAGGCCGACGTCGCGGAGGCGTTCGCCCGCGCCCGCCGCGCCCAGGAGGCGTGGGCGCGCACGTCGCTGGCCCACCGCCAGGAGCTGCTCCTGCGCCTGCACGACCTGGTGCTCGACCGCCAGGAGGAGATCCTCGACCTGATCGTGTGGGAGTCGGGCAAGGCCCGCAAGCACGCGTTCGACGAGCCGCTGCACATCGCGCTGACGGCACGGTACTACGGGCGCACGCTGCGCCAGGACCTCGAGACGCGCCGCGTGCCGGGCGTCATCCCGGGCCTCACGCGGGTGGAGGTCAACCGCATCCCCAAGGGTGTCGTCGGCGTCATCTCGCCGTGGAACTACCCGTTCACCATGGCGCTCTGCGACGGCATCGCGGCGATCGCGGCCGGCAACGCCGTGGTGTCCAAGCCCGACTCGCAGACGATGCTGAGCGCGCTCCTCGCCGCGCAGCTCCTCGACGAGGCGGGGTTCCCGCGCGACCTGTGGCAGGTCGTGGCCGGCCCGGGCGCCGAGATCGGCGGCGCCATCATCGACCGCGCCGACTACGTCTGCTTCACCGGCTCGACGGCGACCGGCCGCCGCGTCGCCACCCGGGCCGCCGAGCGCCTCATCGGCTGCTCGCTCGAGCTCGGCGGGAAGAACCCGCTGCTCGTGCTGCGCGACGCCGACGTGGAGAAGGCCGCCGAGGGGGCCGTGCGGGCCGCGTTCTCCAACGCGGGGCAGCTCTGCGTCTCGATCGAGCGGATGTTCGTGGCCGACCAGGTCTACGACCGGTTCGTCGAGCGCTTCGTCGCCCGCACCCAGGCGCTCACGCTGGGGGCGACCCTCGACTGGGGCAACGACATGGGCTCGCTCATCAACGCGAACCAGCTGGAGACGGTGACGAAGCACGTCGAGGACGCCGTCGCCAAGGGCGCCACGGTGCTCGCCGGCGGGCGGGCCCGTCCCGACCTGGGTCCGTTCATGTACGAGCCGACGATCCTCGAGGGCGTCACGCCCGAGATGACCTGCTTCGGCAACGAGACCTTCGGCCCCGTCGTGGCGCTCTACCGCTTCAACGACGAGGCCGAGGCCGTCGCGCGGGCCAACGACGGGGAGTACGGCCTCAACGCGTCGATCTACAGCCGCGACGGCGAGCGCGCCCGTGCGCTGGCGCGACGCATCAAGTGCGGCACGGTCAACGTCAACGAGGCGTTCGCCGCGACCTTCGCCTCCCTGGGCGCCCCCATGGGCGGCATGCGGTCCTCAGGCATGGGGCGTCGCCAGGGCGCCGAGGGCCTCTTGCGCTACACCGAGACGCAGTCGGTGGCGACGCAGCGGCTCGTGCCGATCGCCCCGTCGTTCGGTCTCTCCGACGAGTCCTACGCGAAGGTGATGAACCTCAGCCTCCGGCTCCTCAAGAAGGCGGGACGCGCGTGA
- a CDS encoding GMC family oxidoreductase, which produces MSGFDYDVLVVGSGFGGSVSALRLTEKGYKVGVLEAGARFEDADFASTSFDLKKYLFAPQAGCYGIQRIDAIKDCLILAGAGVGGGSLVYANTLYEPLDAFYDDPSWSHITDWKSELAPYYDQAKRMLGVVENPVRTASDDVMLKVAEEMGVGDTFHPTPVGVFFGGPEHGGAEEGGVDVEDPFFGGAGPRRTTCRNCGECMTGCRHNAKNTLVKNYLYLAEQLGATVHPLTTVTRVRPLAGGGYRVDVRWTKAKLSRRSAVRSYTAEQVVFSAAALGTQKLLHRLKATGDLPGVSDRLGVLTRTNSESILGALAPDLSTDYSKGVAITSSWHPDPVTHIEPVRYGKGSNAMALMQTVLTDGDGPGPRWQTWLKELWRERRNVLDLYDMKHWSERTVIALVMQTLDNSITTFPKRTPFGWRLSSKQGHGAPNPTWIPIANEATRRIAAMIGGKPGGTVGEPFNRPLTAHFIGGCTIGESPETGVVDPYQRMFGHPGLHVVDGSAISANLGVNPSLTITAQAERAMAFWPNKGEADTRPPLGAAYERVGAVAPRRPAVPAEAPAALRLPIVGVS; this is translated from the coding sequence GTGAGCGGCTTCGACTACGACGTCCTCGTCGTCGGCTCCGGGTTCGGCGGTTCGGTCTCCGCGCTGCGCCTGACGGAGAAGGGCTACAAGGTCGGGGTGCTCGAGGCGGGCGCCCGCTTCGAGGACGCCGACTTCGCGTCGACGTCGTTCGACCTGAAGAAGTACCTCTTCGCCCCGCAGGCGGGGTGCTACGGCATCCAGCGGATCGACGCGATCAAGGACTGCCTGATCCTCGCCGGCGCGGGTGTCGGCGGCGGCTCGCTGGTCTACGCGAACACGCTGTACGAGCCGCTCGACGCGTTCTACGACGACCCCTCGTGGTCGCACATCACCGACTGGAAGTCGGAGCTCGCGCCCTACTACGACCAGGCCAAGCGGATGCTCGGCGTGGTCGAGAACCCGGTGCGCACCGCGAGCGACGACGTCATGCTCAAGGTGGCCGAGGAGATGGGCGTCGGGGACACGTTCCACCCGACCCCGGTCGGCGTCTTCTTCGGCGGGCCCGAGCACGGCGGGGCCGAGGAGGGAGGCGTCGACGTCGAGGACCCGTTCTTCGGCGGGGCCGGACCGCGCCGTACGACGTGCCGCAACTGCGGCGAGTGCATGACGGGCTGCCGGCACAACGCGAAGAACACGCTGGTGAAGAACTACCTCTACCTGGCGGAGCAGCTGGGCGCGACGGTCCACCCGCTGACGACGGTGACGCGGGTGCGCCCGCTGGCCGGCGGCGGCTACCGGGTCGACGTGCGCTGGACGAAGGCGAAGCTGTCCCGCCGCTCGGCGGTGCGCAGCTACACGGCCGAGCAGGTCGTCTTCTCGGCGGCGGCCCTGGGCACGCAGAAGCTGCTCCACCGGCTCAAGGCGACGGGCGACCTGCCCGGGGTCTCCGACCGGCTCGGCGTGCTGACGCGCACCAACTCGGAGTCGATCCTCGGGGCGCTCGCCCCGGACCTCTCGACCGACTACAGCAAGGGCGTCGCGATCACCTCGTCGTGGCACCCCGACCCGGTGACGCACATCGAGCCGGTGCGCTACGGCAAGGGCTCCAACGCGATGGCGCTCATGCAGACGGTGCTGACGGACGGCGACGGCCCCGGCCCCCGGTGGCAGACGTGGCTCAAGGAGCTGTGGCGGGAGCGCCGCAACGTCCTCGACCTCTACGACATGAAGCACTGGTCGGAGCGCACGGTCATCGCGCTCGTGATGCAGACGCTCGACAACTCCATCACGACGTTCCCGAAGCGCACCCCGTTCGGCTGGCGGCTGTCGTCGAAGCAGGGCCACGGCGCCCCGAACCCGACGTGGATCCCGATCGCCAACGAGGCGACGCGTCGCATCGCGGCCATGATCGGCGGCAAGCCGGGCGGCACCGTGGGGGAGCCGTTCAACCGGCCGCTCACGGCGCACTTCATCGGCGGCTGCACGATCGGGGAGTCGCCCGAGACCGGCGTGGTGGACCCCTACCAGCGGATGTTCGGGCACCCGGGGCTCCACGTCGTCGACGGCTCCGCGATCTCGGCCAACCTCGGAGTGAACCCGTCGCTGACGATCACCGCCCAGGCCGAGCGCGCGATGGCCTTCTGGCCCAACAAGGGCGAGGCGGACACGCGGCCACCGCTGGGCGCGGCGTACGAGCGCGTCGGAGCGGTCGCGCCCCGTCGTCCGGCGGTGCCCGCCGAGGCGCCGGCGGCGCTGCGGCTGCCCATCGTCGGGGTCAGCTAG
- the guaA gene encoding glutamine-hydrolyzing GMP synthase, whose amino-acid sequence MSSAPDHDLVLVVDFGAQYAQLIARRVREARVYSEIVPHTMPVAEMLAKQPAAIILSGGPSSVYAEGAPRIDADLFTAGTPVFGMCYGFQLMAQNLGGTVSPTGAREYGRTPVTVGEPGTLLADLPGEHRVWMSHGDSVTAAPDGFAVLASTDVTPVAAFENTDRRLAGVQWHPEVLHSEHGQEVLERFLVDIAGCRQTWTMVNIVEEQVERIRAEVGDARVISALSGGVDSAVSTALVQRAIGDQLTAVFVDHGLLREGEAEQVKQDYVAATGVDLKVVDAREQFLGHLAGVTDPETKRKIIGREFIRVFEAAEREVLATPGPPVKFLVQGTLYPDVVESGGGAGTSNIKSHHNVGGLPEDLEFSLIEPLRTLFKDEVREVGRQLGIPEAIVARHPFPGPGLAIRIIGAVDEERLAILRAADAIVRQETTAAGLDGEIWQFPVVLLADVRSVGVQGDGRTYGHPVVLRPVSSEDAMTADWTRLPYDVLERISTRITNEVAEVNRVVLDVTSKPPGTIEWE is encoded by the coding sequence ATGTCGTCTGCCCCCGACCACGACCTCGTCCTGGTGGTCGACTTCGGCGCCCAGTACGCCCAGCTCATCGCGCGCCGCGTGCGCGAGGCCCGGGTCTACTCCGAGATCGTCCCGCACACGATGCCGGTCGCGGAGATGCTGGCGAAGCAGCCGGCGGCCATCATCCTGTCGGGCGGCCCCTCGAGCGTGTACGCCGAGGGAGCGCCCCGCATCGACGCGGACCTCTTCACGGCGGGCACGCCCGTCTTCGGCATGTGCTACGGCTTCCAGCTCATGGCGCAGAACCTGGGCGGCACGGTGTCGCCGACGGGCGCGCGGGAGTACGGCCGCACGCCGGTGACGGTGGGGGAACCGGGCACGCTGCTGGCGGACCTGCCGGGCGAGCACCGCGTCTGGATGTCGCACGGCGACTCCGTCACCGCGGCCCCCGACGGCTTCGCCGTGCTGGCGTCGACCGACGTGACGCCCGTGGCGGCCTTCGAGAACACCGACCGCCGGCTCGCCGGGGTGCAGTGGCACCCCGAGGTGCTGCACTCGGAGCACGGCCAGGAGGTGCTCGAGCGCTTCCTCGTCGACATCGCCGGCTGCCGCCAGACCTGGACGATGGTCAACATCGTCGAGGAGCAGGTCGAGCGGATCCGCGCCGAGGTCGGCGACGCCCGCGTCATCTCGGCGCTCTCGGGCGGCGTGGACTCCGCCGTGTCGACGGCGCTCGTGCAGCGGGCGATCGGCGACCAGCTCACCGCCGTGTTCGTCGACCACGGCCTGCTCCGCGAGGGCGAGGCCGAGCAGGTCAAGCAGGACTACGTGGCGGCGACCGGGGTGGACCTCAAGGTCGTCGACGCCCGGGAGCAGTTCCTCGGGCACCTCGCCGGGGTCACCGACCCGGAGACGAAGCGCAAGATCATCGGCCGCGAGTTCATCCGCGTCTTCGAGGCCGCCGAGCGCGAGGTGCTGGCGACGCCGGGCCCGCCGGTGAAGTTCCTCGTGCAGGGCACGCTCTACCCCGACGTCGTCGAGTCCGGCGGCGGCGCCGGCACCTCCAACATCAAGAGCCACCACAACGTGGGCGGCCTGCCGGAGGACCTCGAGTTCTCCCTCATCGAGCCGCTGCGCACCCTGTTCAAGGACGAGGTGCGCGAGGTGGGCCGCCAGCTCGGCATCCCCGAGGCCATCGTCGCCCGGCACCCGTTCCCCGGCCCCGGCCTCGCGATCCGCATCATCGGTGCCGTGGACGAGGAGCGCCTCGCGATCCTCCGCGCCGCCGACGCGATCGTGCGGCAGGAGACCACCGCCGCCGGGCTCGACGGCGAGATCTGGCAGTTCCCCGTCGTGCTCCTCGCCGACGTCCGCTCGGTCGGCGTGCAGGGCGACGGCCGCACCTACGGTCACCCCGTCGTGCTGCGTCCCGTCTCCAGCGAGGACGCCATGACGGCCGACTGGACCCGGCTGCCGTACGACGTGCTCGAGCGGATCTCGACCCGCATCACCAACGAGGTGGCCGAGGTCAACCGCGTCGTGCTCGACGTGACGAGCAAGCCGCCGGGCACCATCGAGTGGGAGTGA
- a CDS encoding LapA family protein translates to MTVPQASPAGDPAVPPTAPPPPPPPPKDAERPHDDPLRGSRTSGLWIGAVALGVLLLLLVVFIAQNTEQTTVRFFGFEGRAPLAVSLLIATAAGILLTAIAGSLRIWQLRRRTRKEVGREPHRARGRR, encoded by the coding sequence ATGACCGTCCCCCAGGCGTCCCCCGCCGGCGATCCCGCCGTTCCCCCGACCGCGCCCCCGCCCCCGCCGCCGCCCCCGAAGGACGCCGAGCGTCCCCACGACGACCCCCTGCGCGGCTCGCGCACGAGCGGCCTGTGGATCGGCGCCGTCGCGCTGGGCGTGCTCCTGCTGCTGCTCGTCGTGTTCATCGCGCAGAACACGGAGCAGACCACGGTGCGGTTCTTCGGCTTCGAGGGCCGGGCCCCCCTCGCCGTGTCGCTGCTGATCGCGACCGCCGCGGGCATCCTGCTCACCGCGATCGCCGGCTCGCTGCGGATCTGGCAGCTGCGGCGCCGCACGCGCAAGGAGGTCGGACGCGAGCCGCACCGGGCCCGCGGCCGCCGCTGA
- a CDS encoding ROK family transcriptional regulator, with protein MSTPDLRPAAPGSTATLRTANQRRVLDVLRAAGNGAEVDDAPPPTQAELARVTGLAPATVSNIIRDLAAAGLVATEPGSGRRGTVVRLSPGAGLVAGVDFGHSHVAVAIGDVTGHLVAEQRQRLSPTHSHTEGLAIATALLDGLLAAQGLDRTALRTVATGLPAPINQRVVAAAAILPGWVGVDALAACEEAFGVPVTVENDANLGALAEHRLGVARGEDNSFFVKISSGVGAGIVIDNRLFHGSGGAAGEIGHLTLDERGPVCRCGSRGCLEAYASVGSVLAMLADQLPGATLDDVVAAAQGGNVSAQRSLEDAGRHIGWALASVVNLMNPGVLVVGGDMARAGDLLLESVRRELRRHVLDAVAATPVELSELGERASLVGAVLLAAELTDLLV; from the coding sequence GTGTCCACCCCCGACCTCCGTCCGGCCGCGCCCGGCTCGACCGCCACGCTGCGCACCGCCAACCAGCGGCGCGTGCTCGACGTGCTGCGGGCAGCCGGCAACGGGGCCGAGGTCGACGACGCGCCGCCGCCGACGCAGGCGGAGCTGGCGCGGGTCACCGGGCTCGCGCCCGCCACGGTCTCCAACATCATCCGCGACCTGGCCGCGGCCGGGCTCGTGGCCACGGAGCCCGGCAGCGGCCGCCGGGGCACCGTCGTGCGGCTCTCCCCGGGCGCCGGTCTCGTCGCCGGGGTGGACTTCGGCCACAGCCACGTCGCGGTCGCCATCGGGGACGTGACGGGCCACCTCGTCGCGGAGCAGCGCCAGCGGCTCTCCCCCACGCACTCGCACACCGAGGGCCTCGCCATCGCGACCGCCCTGCTCGACGGGCTGCTCGCGGCCCAGGGCCTCGACCGCACCGCGCTGCGCACGGTGGCCACCGGCCTGCCGGCCCCCATCAACCAGCGGGTGGTGGCGGCCGCGGCGATCCTCCCCGGTTGGGTCGGGGTCGACGCGCTCGCGGCCTGCGAGGAGGCCTTCGGGGTGCCCGTCACCGTCGAGAACGACGCCAACCTCGGCGCGCTCGCCGAGCACCGGCTCGGCGTCGCCCGCGGCGAGGACAACTCCTTCTTCGTGAAGATCTCCTCGGGCGTCGGTGCCGGCATCGTCATCGACAACCGGCTCTTCCACGGGTCCGGCGGGGCCGCCGGCGAGATCGGCCACCTCACCCTCGACGAGCGCGGTCCCGTCTGCCGCTGCGGCAGCCGCGGGTGCCTCGAGGCCTACGCCTCCGTCGGCAGCGTCCTGGCGATGCTGGCCGACCAGCTCCCCGGCGCCACGCTCGACGACGTCGTCGCCGCCGCCCAGGGCGGCAACGTCTCCGCCCAGCGCTCGCTCGAGGACGCGGGCCGCCACATCGGCTGGGCGCTCGCGAGCGTCGTCAACCTGATGAACCCGGGCGTGCTCGTCGTCGGCGGCGACATGGCGCGGGCGGGCGACCTGCTCCTGGAGTCGGTACGCCGCGAGCTGCGCCGCCACGTGCTCGACGCCGTCGCGGCGACGCCCGTGGAGCTGTCCGAGCTGGGCGAGCGGGCCTCCCTGGTCGGGGCCGTGCTGCTGGCGGCGGAGCTGACGGACCTGCTCGTCTGA